The following proteins come from a genomic window of Triticum aestivum cultivar Chinese Spring chromosome 6A, IWGSC CS RefSeq v2.1, whole genome shotgun sequence:
- the LOC123130678 gene encoding UDP-glycosyltransferase 82A1 codes for MGAEPELVDPAVVLVPFPAQGHVTPMLQLARALVARGVTATVAVPDFVHRRMGSVDVVGGVALASIPSGIPDDDEEPPGFASIAHAMEHHMPAHLEQMLARGEAPGARGAACLIVDVLASWAVPVASRCGVPVVGFWPAMLATFGVVAAIPELLSKGFISDCGSPISTEGLNKDEAKADLQIANNLRIVPEDLQLGTKELLPWLVGCAASQRSRFAFWLQILQRAKSLRCLLVNSFPGEAADVVSGQHGAPQDLRILQVGPLLTDGLLDDPHELPAENPSMWQADGSCMDWLDQQRAGSVIYVSFGSWVAPIGPVKISELAHGLEATGRPFLWVLKNDPSWRAGLPSGYMETVAGRGKVVSWAPQGGVLAHEAVGCYLTHCGWNSTLEAIQHGVRLLCYPVSGDQFINSAFIVKMWEIGIRLRSTGRGDVKDYIERILEGEDGRRLQEKMNELRERVAVGEARFVAKKNLKAFVDGIKRDDLAPGHLAT; via the exons ATGGGAGCAGAGCCAGAGCTCGTCGACCCCGCCGTCGTCCTCGTGCCGTTCCCGGCGCAGGGCCACGTCACGCCGATGCTCCAGCTGGCGCGCGCGCTCGTCGCGCGGGGCGTCACGGCCACCGTCGCCGTGCCAGACTTCGTCCACCGCCGCATGGGTAGCGTCGACGTCGTCGGCGGCGTCGCGCTCGCGTCGATCCCAAGCGGCATCccggacgacgacgaagagccaCCGGGATTCGCCAGCATCGCGCACGCCATGGAGCACCACATGCCCGCGCACCTGGAGCAGATGCTAGCGCGGGGGGAGGCTCCTGGCGCCAGGGGTGCCGCGTGCCTCATCGTTGACGTCCTCGCGTCGTGGGCCGTCCCCGTGGCCTCCCGGTGCGGCGTGCCTGTCGTCGGGTTTTGGCCGGCGATGCTGGCGACTTTCGGCGTCGTGGCTGCCATCCCGGAGCTTCTTAGCAAGGGGTTCATCTCAGATTGCG GCAGTCCCATTTCGACGGAAGGACTCAACAAAGATGAAGCGAAAGCAGACCTCCAGATCGCAAACAACCTCCGCATAGTACCCGAAGACTTGCAACTTGGCACCAAAGAGCTGCTGCCATGGCTCGTCGGCTGCGCTGCATCGCAGAGATCAAGATTCGCCTTCTGGCTCCAGATCCTACAGCGCGCCAAGAGCCTCCGCTGCCTCCTGGTCAACTCCTTCCCGGGCGAAGCCGCCGACGTAGTTTCCGGCCAGCACGGCGCACCACAGGACCTCCGAATTCTCCAGGTCGGACCACTGCTAACCGACGGACTGCTTGACGATCCGCACGAGTTGCCAGCAGAGAACCCTAGCATGTGGCAGGCAGATGGATCGTGCATGGATTGGCTTGACCAGCAACGTGCAGGGTCAGTGATCTACGTGTCTTTCGGGAGCTGGGTCGCGCCGATCGGGCCGGTGAAGATCAGCGAGCTGGCGCACGGCCTCGAGGCCACCGGGAGGCCTTTCCTGTGGGTTCTGAAGAACGATCCTTCGTGGCGAGCCGGCCTGCCCAGCGGGTACATGGAGACGGTGGCCGGCCGTGGCAAGGTCGTCTCCTGGGCGCCTCAGGGAGGCGTTCTTGCGCACGAGGCCGTCGGGTGCTACCTCACCCACTGCGGCTGGAACTCCACGCTCGAGGCGATACAGCACGGGGTCCGTCTCCTGTGCTACCCGGTCTCCGGTGACCAGTTTATCAACTCGGCCTTCATCGTTAAGATGTGGGAAATAGGGATCAGGCTCCGGAGCACTGGCAGAGGCGACGTGAAAGATTATATCGAGAGAATCTTGGAAGGAGAAGATGGAAGACGGTTGCAGGAGAAGATGAATGAGTTGAGGGAGAGGGTTGCGGTGGGTGAGGCGAGGTTTGTAGCCAAGAAGAACCTCAAGGCCTTTGTTGATGGAATTAAGAGAGATGACCTTGCTCCAGGGCATCTAGCCACATAA